In Streptomyces chartreusis, the following proteins share a genomic window:
- the atpD gene encoding F0F1 ATP synthase subunit beta, with amino-acid sequence MTTTVETAVATGRVARVIGPVVDVEFPVDAMPEIYNALHVEVADPAKDGEKKTLTLEVAQHLGDGLVRTISMQPTDGLVRQAPVTDTGASITVPVGDFTKGKVFNTLGEVLNVDETYDGERWGIHRKAPNFDELESKTEMFETGVKVIDLLTPYVKGGKIGLFGGAGVGKTVLIQEMIYRVANNHDGVSVFAGVGERTREGNDLIDEMSESGVIDKTALVFGQMDEPPGTRLRVALAGLTMAEYFRDVQKQDVLFFIDNIFRFTQAGSEVSTLLGRMPSAVGYQPNLADEMGLLQERITSTRGHSITSMQAIYVPADDLTDPAPATTFAHLDATTVLSRPISEKGIYPAVDPLDSTSRILDPRYIAADHYNTAMRVKGILQKYKDLQDIIAILGIDELSEEDKLVVQRARRVERFLSQNTHVAKQFTGVDGSDVPLDESITAFNAIIDGDFDHFPEQAFFLCGGIEDLKKNAKELGVS; translated from the coding sequence ATGACGACGACAGTTGAGACGGCCGTTGCCACGGGCCGCGTCGCCCGGGTCATCGGCCCGGTCGTCGACGTGGAATTCCCCGTCGACGCCATGCCGGAGATCTACAACGCCCTTCACGTCGAGGTGGCCGACCCGGCCAAGGACGGCGAGAAGAAGACGCTGACCCTGGAGGTCGCCCAGCACCTGGGTGACGGCCTGGTCCGCACCATCTCGATGCAGCCCACCGACGGTCTGGTCCGTCAGGCCCCGGTCACCGACACCGGTGCCTCCATCACGGTCCCCGTCGGCGACTTCACCAAGGGCAAGGTGTTCAACACCCTCGGTGAGGTGCTGAACGTCGACGAGACGTACGACGGCGAGCGCTGGGGCATCCACCGCAAGGCGCCGAACTTCGACGAGCTCGAGTCGAAGACCGAGATGTTCGAGACCGGCGTCAAGGTCATCGACCTTCTCACCCCGTACGTCAAGGGTGGAAAGATCGGTCTGTTCGGCGGTGCCGGCGTCGGCAAGACGGTGCTCATCCAGGAGATGATCTACCGCGTCGCCAACAACCACGACGGTGTCTCCGTGTTCGCCGGTGTCGGTGAGCGCACCCGTGAGGGCAACGACCTCATCGACGAGATGAGCGAGTCGGGCGTCATCGACAAGACCGCGCTGGTCTTCGGTCAGATGGACGAGCCCCCGGGCACCCGTCTGCGCGTGGCCCTCGCCGGTCTGACCATGGCGGAGTACTTCCGCGATGTGCAGAAGCAGGACGTGCTGTTCTTCATCGACAACATCTTCCGCTTCACGCAGGCCGGTTCCGAGGTGTCGACCCTGCTCGGCCGTATGCCCTCCGCGGTGGGCTACCAGCCGAACCTGGCCGACGAGATGGGTCTCCTCCAGGAGCGCATCACCTCGACCCGTGGTCACTCGATCACCTCGATGCAGGCGATCTACGTCCCCGCGGACGACCTGACCGACCCGGCCCCGGCCACCACCTTCGCCCACCTCGACGCGACGACGGTTCTCTCCCGTCCGATCTCGGAGAAGGGCATCTACCCGGCCGTGGACCCGCTGGACTCCACGTCCCGGATCCTGGACCCGCGCTACATCGCGGCGGACCACTACAACACCGCCATGCGCGTCAAGGGGATCCTTCAGAAGTACAAGGACCTCCAGGACATCATCGCGATCCTCGGTATCGACGAGCTCAGCGAGGAGGACAAGCTGGTCGTCCAGCGTGCCCGCCGCGTCGAGCGCTTCCTGTCCCAGAACACCCACGTCGCCAAGCAGTTCACCGGCGTGGACGGTTCGGACGTGCCGCTGGACGAGTCGATCACCGCGTTCAACGCGATCATTGACGGTGACTTCGACCACTTCCCGGAGCAGGCCTTCTTCCTCTGCGGTGGTATCGAGGACCTGAAGAAGAACGCGAAGGAGCTGGGCGTCTCCTGA
- the atpA gene encoding F0F1 ATP synthase subunit alpha, protein MAELTIRPEEIRDALENFVQSYKPDAASREEVGTVTLAGDGIAKVEGLPSAMANELLKFEDGTLGLALNLEEREIGAVILGEFSGIEEGQPVSRTGEVLSVAVGEGYLGRVVDPLGNPIDGLGEIETSGRRALELQAPGVMARKSVHEPMETGYKAVDAMTPIGRGQRQLIIGDRQTGKTALAVDTIINQRDNWRTGDPNKQVRCVYVAIGQKGSTIASVRGALEENGALEYTTIVAAPASDPAGFKYLAPYTGSAIGQQWMYEGKHVLIIFDDLSKQADAYRAVSLLLRRPPGREAYPGDVFYLHSRLLERCAKLSDDMGAGSMTGLPIVETKANDVSAFIPTNVISITDGQCFLESDLFNAGQRPALNVGISVSRVGGSAQHKAMKQVSGRLRLDLAQYRELEAFAAFGSDLDAASKAQLERGSRLVELLKQAQYQPMATEDQVVSVWGATTGKMDDVPVTDIRRFEKELLEYLHRKEQGLMTSIKEGGKMSDDTLTAVADAIADFKKQFETSDGKLLGEDAPAAAK, encoded by the coding sequence ATGGCGGAGCTCACGATCCGGCCGGAGGAGATCCGGGACGCGCTGGAGAACTTCGTCCAGTCGTACAAGCCGGACGCGGCCTCGCGCGAGGAGGTCGGTACGGTCACCCTTGCCGGCGACGGCATCGCGAAGGTCGAGGGTCTTCCCTCGGCCATGGCCAACGAACTGCTGAAGTTCGAGGACGGCACCCTCGGCCTCGCGCTCAACCTGGAAGAGCGCGAGATCGGCGCCGTCATCCTCGGTGAGTTCAGCGGCATCGAGGAGGGTCAGCCGGTCTCCCGTACCGGTGAGGTCCTCTCCGTGGCCGTCGGCGAGGGCTACCTCGGCCGAGTCGTCGACCCGCTCGGCAACCCGATCGACGGCCTCGGCGAGATCGAGACGTCCGGCCGCCGCGCCCTCGAGCTTCAGGCTCCGGGCGTCATGGCCCGTAAGTCGGTGCACGAGCCGATGGAGACCGGCTACAAGGCCGTCGACGCGATGACCCCGATCGGCCGTGGCCAGCGTCAGCTGATCATCGGTGACCGTCAGACCGGCAAGACCGCCCTGGCCGTCGACACGATCATCAACCAGCGCGACAACTGGCGCACCGGCGACCCGAACAAGCAGGTCCGCTGCGTCTACGTCGCCATCGGCCAGAAGGGCTCGACGATCGCGTCGGTCCGTGGCGCGCTGGAGGAGAACGGCGCGCTGGAGTACACGACCATCGTCGCCGCCCCGGCGTCCGACCCGGCCGGCTTCAAGTACCTGGCGCCGTACACCGGTTCGGCCATCGGCCAGCAGTGGATGTACGAGGGCAAGCACGTCCTCATCATCTTCGACGACCTCTCGAAGCAGGCCGACGCCTACCGCGCCGTGTCCCTGCTGCTGCGCCGCCCGCCGGGCCGTGAGGCCTACCCGGGTGACGTCTTCTACCTGCACTCCCGTCTGCTGGAGCGCTGCGCGAAGCTCTCCGACGACATGGGCGCCGGTTCGATGACGGGTCTGCCGATCGTCGAGACCAAGGCCAACGACGTCTCGGCGTTCATCCCGACCAACGTCATCTCCATCACCGACGGCCAGTGCTTCCTGGAGTCGGACCTGTTCAACGCCGGTCAGCGCCCCGCGCTGAACGTCGGTATCTCCGTCTCCCGAGTCGGTGGTTCCGCGCAGCACAAGGCGATGAAGCAGGTCTCCGGCCGTCTGCGTCTGGACCTGGCCCAGTACCGCGAGCTGGAGGCGTTCGCCGCCTTCGGTTCCGACCTGGACGCCGCGTCGAAGGCGCAGCTGGAGCGTGGTTCGCGTCTGGTCGAGCTGCTCAAGCAGGCTCAGTACCAGCCGATGGCCACCGAGGACCAGGTCGTCTCGGTCTGGGGTGCCACCACCGGCAAGATGGACGACGTTCCGGTCACTGACATCCGCCGCTTCGAGAAGGAGCTCCTGGAGTACCTGCACCGCAAGGAGCAGGGCCTCATGACCTCCATCAAGGAGGGCGGCAAGATGTCGGACGACACCCTCACCGCTGTTGCCGACGCGATCGCCGACTTCAAGAAGCAGTTCGAGACCTCGGACGGCAAGCTTCTCGGCGAGGACGCTCCGGCCGCCGCCAAGTGA
- the atpE gene encoding ATP synthase F0 subunit C — translation MSQTLAAVEGSLGSIGYGLAAIGPGVGVGIIFGNGTQALARQPEAAGLIRANQILGFAFCEALALIGLVMPFVYGY, via the coding sequence ATGTCCCAGACCCTTGCTGCTGTCGAAGGCTCCCTCGGCTCCATCGGTTACGGCCTCGCCGCGATCGGCCCCGGCGTCGGCGTCGGCATCATCTTCGGTAACGGCACCCAGGCGCTTGCCCGTCAGCCCGAGGCCGCCGGCCTGATCCGTGCCAACCAGATCCTCGGCTTCGCCTTCTGTGAGGCGCTCGCGCTGATCGGTCTGGTCATGCCGTTCGTCTACGGCTACTGA
- a CDS encoding DUF2550 domain-containing protein: MVLALTVCGIVVALVVLGLFVFGLRRRLIQRSGGTFDCSLRWDVPEKTDTSGKGWSYGVARYNGDRIEWYRVFSYAYRPRRVLERSAIEVAGRRLPDGEEELALLSDAVILTCLHRGTRLELAMSEDALTGFLAWLEAAPPGQRVNVA; the protein is encoded by the coding sequence ATGGTCCTCGCTCTGACTGTGTGCGGAATCGTCGTCGCCCTTGTGGTGCTGGGGTTGTTCGTCTTCGGCCTGCGCCGCAGACTCATCCAGCGCTCGGGCGGCACTTTCGACTGTTCGCTGCGCTGGGACGTGCCGGAGAAGACCGACACGAGCGGCAAGGGCTGGAGCTACGGCGTCGCCCGCTACAACGGCGACCGTATCGAGTGGTATCGCGTCTTCTCCTACGCCTACCGCCCGCGCCGCGTCCTGGAGCGCTCCGCGATCGAGGTGGCCGGCCGGCGTCTGCCCGACGGCGAGGAGGAACTGGCGCTGCTCTCCGACGCAGTGATCCTCACCTGTCTGCACCGGGGCACGCGTCTCGAACTCGCCATGAGCGAAGACGCGCTGACCGGTTTCCTCGCGTGGCTTGAGGCAGCCCCGCCCGGTCAGCGCGTCAATGTCGCTTGA
- a CDS encoding response regulator has translation MIRVLVAEDQSAVRAGLVLILRSAPDIEVVGEAADGEQAVERARELRPDLVLMDIQMPRLDGVSATRKVVEERLADVLVLTTFDLDEYVFGALRAGACGFLLKNTEARDLLEAVRTVARGEGIVAPAVTRRLIAEFAAKPVRETTADPSVLDSLTRREREVLSCLGEGLSNAGIAARLDMAEATVKTHVSRLLGKLELRSRVQAAVLAQELGI, from the coding sequence ATGATCCGTGTGCTCGTCGCCGAGGACCAGTCCGCCGTCCGGGCCGGGCTGGTCCTCATTCTGCGCAGCGCGCCCGACATCGAGGTGGTCGGCGAGGCGGCGGACGGTGAGCAGGCGGTGGAGCGGGCCCGGGAACTGCGGCCCGACCTGGTGCTGATGGACATTCAGATGCCGCGTCTGGACGGGGTTTCGGCCACCCGCAAGGTCGTCGAGGAACGGCTCGCGGACGTCCTCGTGCTGACCACCTTCGACCTCGACGAGTACGTCTTCGGAGCGCTGCGGGCGGGCGCCTGTGGGTTCCTGCTCAAGAACACCGAGGCCCGTGACCTGCTGGAGGCGGTGCGCACGGTGGCGCGCGGCGAGGGCATCGTCGCCCCGGCCGTGACCCGGCGCCTGATCGCCGAGTTCGCCGCGAAGCCGGTACGGGAGACGACGGCCGACCCGTCGGTCCTGGACAGTCTCACCCGCCGTGAACGCGAGGTGCTGTCCTGCCTCGGCGAGGGACTGTCGAACGCCGGTATCGCGGCCCGGCTGGACATGGCCGAGGCGACCGTGAAGACACATGTCAGCCGTCTGCTGGGCAAGCTGGAGCTGCGCAGCCGCGTGCAAGCGGCTGTACTGGCACAGGAGTTGGGGATCTAG
- a CDS encoding sensor histidine kinase: MALPRPHRFDVYVAVGGLLGGLLLVGIGLATRPSRDPITLFDGPWPILLPLVVMAGCELMRRTAPRTALLIGTVAICADVFTQGNLATVLMFTDIVYAAVLYGPLPSARRIQWITGLLTVAATLVPFAVWRTPEALLIGVVVGIVAYGPAGTGWIVRNHRDAAEAARLRAEQTALLAEMDRSQAVAAERARMARELHDMVANHLSAIAIHSTAALSIDDPKTSQEALSVIRENSVEGLAEMRRLIGILRDAGGDTAPVAAPTLDGLDALAEGARTNGLDVHLDSAPGTVPAPVELAAYRIVQESLTNALKHASPGRVTVALAQRDGCLTVAVTSPFGDRDGPRAPGSGAGLVGMRERVALLGGEFEAGPEGSAGGKMWVVRARLPLTEGDPA, from the coding sequence ATGGCCCTTCCCCGCCCGCACCGCTTCGACGTGTACGTCGCCGTCGGCGGGCTGCTCGGCGGTCTGCTGCTGGTGGGCATCGGTCTGGCCACGCGGCCCTCCCGCGACCCCATCACGCTCTTCGACGGCCCCTGGCCGATCCTGCTGCCGCTCGTCGTGATGGCCGGCTGCGAGCTGATGCGCCGGACGGCCCCGCGCACGGCCCTGCTGATCGGCACGGTCGCGATCTGCGCGGACGTCTTCACCCAGGGCAACCTGGCCACGGTCCTGATGTTCACCGACATCGTCTACGCGGCCGTGCTGTACGGCCCCCTCCCCTCCGCCCGCCGCATCCAGTGGATCACCGGCCTGCTCACGGTGGCCGCGACCCTGGTGCCGTTCGCGGTGTGGCGCACCCCGGAGGCGCTGCTGATCGGCGTGGTCGTCGGCATCGTGGCGTACGGGCCGGCCGGCACGGGCTGGATCGTGCGCAACCACCGTGACGCCGCCGAGGCCGCCCGGCTGCGGGCCGAACAGACCGCGCTGCTCGCCGAGATGGACCGCTCCCAGGCCGTCGCCGCGGAGCGTGCCCGCATGGCACGCGAGCTGCACGACATGGTCGCCAACCATCTCTCCGCGATCGCCATCCACTCCACGGCCGCGCTCTCCATCGACGACCCGAAGACCTCCCAGGAGGCGCTGTCGGTCATCCGCGAGAACAGCGTCGAGGGGCTCGCCGAGATGCGCCGGCTCATCGGCATCCTGCGGGACGCCGGCGGCGACACCGCGCCGGTGGCCGCCCCCACGCTCGACGGCCTCGACGCCCTGGCCGAGGGCGCCCGCACCAACGGTCTCGACGTCCACCTCGATTCCGCGCCCGGCACCGTCCCGGCCCCCGTCGAGCTCGCCGCCTACCGCATCGTCCAGGAGTCCCTGACCAACGCCCTCAAGCACGCCTCCCCCGGCCGGGTCACGGTCGCTCTCGCCCAGCGGGACGGCTGTCTGACCGTCGCCGTGACCAGCCCGTTCGGCGACCGCGACGGGCCGCGGGCGCCCGGTTCCGGCGCCGGCCTGGTCGGTATGCGGGAGCGGGTCGCGCTGCTGGGCGGCGAGTTCGAGGCCGGGCCCGAGGGCTCGGCCGGCGGCAAGATGTGGGTCGTACGCGCCAGGCTTCCGCTGACCGAAGGAGACCCCGCATGA
- a CDS encoding glycoside hydrolase family 18 chitinase, translating into MRFRHRAVAGFATLLLPLAGLVGLASPAEAATSATATYAKTQDWGSGFEGKWTVKNTGTTSLSSWTVEWDFPSGTSVTSAWDADVTSSGTHWTAKNKSWNGTLAPGATVSFGFNGAGSGSPANCKLNGGSCDGGTTEPGDSAPSAPGTPSASDITNTSVKLSWSAATDDKGVKNYDVLRDGAKVATVTTTSYSDTGLTAGTDYSYTVQARDTADQTGPVSGARAVRTTGGTTDPPPTGDKVKLGYFTEWGVYGRNYHVKNLVSSGSASKITHINYAFGNVKNGQCTVDDTYAAYDKAYTADQSVSGTADTWDQPLRGNFNQLRQLKAKYPHIKILYSFGGWTYSGGFGQAAQNAAAFAKSCKSVVEDPRWADVFDGIDIDWEYPNACGLTCDTSGPAAFKNLMSALRTEFGPNYLVTAAITADGSSGGKIDAADYGGASQYLDWYNVMTYDYFGAFNAQGPTAPHSPLTSYAGIPQAGFNSADAIAKLKSKGVASKKLLLGIGFYGRGWTGVTQAAPGGTATGAAPGTYEAGIEDYKVLKNSCPANGTIAGTAYAYCGNNWWSYDTPSTIAGKMSWAKNQGLGGAFFWEFSGDTTNGELVTAINNGLN; encoded by the coding sequence ATGCGCTTCAGACACAGAGCCGTGGCGGGGTTCGCGACCCTGCTGCTTCCGCTGGCGGGCCTGGTCGGCCTCGCGAGCCCGGCCGAAGCCGCGACATCCGCCACCGCCACCTACGCCAAGACCCAGGACTGGGGCTCCGGCTTCGAGGGCAAGTGGACGGTGAAGAACACCGGCACCACGTCCCTCAGCTCCTGGACGGTCGAGTGGGACTTCCCCTCCGGCACTTCCGTCACCTCCGCCTGGGACGCCGACGTCACCTCGTCCGGCACCCACTGGACCGCCAAGAACAAGTCCTGGAACGGCACCCTCGCCCCCGGCGCGACCGTCTCCTTCGGCTTCAACGGCGCCGGCTCCGGCTCCCCCGCCAACTGCAAGCTGAACGGCGGCAGTTGTGACGGCGGCACCACGGAGCCCGGCGACAGCGCCCCGAGCGCCCCCGGCACGCCGAGCGCCTCCGACATCACCAACACCTCGGTGAAGCTGTCCTGGAGCGCCGCCACCGACGACAAGGGCGTCAAGAACTACGACGTCCTGCGCGACGGCGCCAAGGTCGCCACCGTGACCACGACGTCGTACTCCGACACCGGACTGACCGCCGGCACCGACTACTCCTACACCGTCCAGGCCCGCGACACCGCCGACCAGACCGGCCCGGTCAGCGGCGCCCGCGCGGTGCGCACCACCGGCGGCACCACCGACCCGCCGCCCACCGGCGACAAGGTCAAGCTCGGCTACTTCACCGAGTGGGGCGTCTACGGCCGCAACTACCACGTCAAGAACCTGGTGAGCTCCGGCTCCGCGTCGAAGATCACGCACATCAACTACGCGTTCGGCAACGTCAAGAACGGTCAGTGCACCGTCGACGACACCTACGCCGCCTACGACAAGGCCTACACCGCCGACCAGTCCGTCAGCGGCACCGCCGACACCTGGGACCAGCCGCTGCGCGGCAACTTCAACCAGCTGCGTCAGCTGAAGGCCAAGTACCCGCACATCAAGATCCTGTACTCCTTCGGCGGCTGGACCTACTCCGGCGGCTTCGGCCAGGCGGCGCAGAACGCGGCCGCGTTCGCCAAGTCCTGCAAGTCCGTGGTCGAGGACCCGCGCTGGGCCGATGTCTTCGACGGCATCGACATCGACTGGGAGTACCCCAACGCCTGCGGCCTGACCTGCGACACCTCCGGCCCCGCGGCCTTCAAGAACCTGATGTCCGCGCTGCGCACGGAGTTCGGCCCGAACTACCTGGTCACCGCGGCCATCACCGCCGACGGCTCCTCCGGCGGCAAGATCGACGCGGCCGACTACGGCGGCGCCTCCCAGTACCTCGACTGGTACAACGTGATGACGTACGACTACTTCGGCGCCTTCAACGCGCAGGGCCCGACGGCGCCGCACTCGCCGCTCACGTCGTACGCCGGCATCCCGCAGGCGGGCTTCAACTCCGCCGACGCCATCGCCAAGCTCAAGTCCAAGGGCGTCGCGTCGAAGAAGCTGCTGCTCGGCATCGGCTTCTACGGCCGCGGCTGGACCGGCGTCACCCAGGCCGCCCCCGGTGGCACGGCGACCGGAGCCGCGCCCGGCACCTACGAGGCCGGCATCGAGGACTACAAGGTCCTGAAGAACTCCTGCCCGGCCAACGGCACCATCGCCGGCACCGCGTACGCCTACTGCGGCAACAACTGGTGGTCCTACGACACCCCGTCGACGATCGCCGGGAAGATGTCGTGGGCCAAGAACCAGGGCCTGGGCGGCGCGTTCTTCTGGGAGTTCAGCGGCGACACCACCAACGGTGAGCTGGTGACCGCCATCAACAACGGGCTCAACTAG
- a CDS encoding F0F1 ATP synthase subunit gamma, with protein sequence MGAQLRVYKRRIRSVTATKKITKAMEMIAASRVVKAQRKVAASTPYATELTRAVTAVGTGSNTKHPLTTQAETVTRSAVLLLTSDRGLAGAFNSNAIKAAELLTERLEAEGKAVDTYIVGRRGLAHYNFRERKVVESWSGFTDEPTYADAKKVAGPLIEAIEKDTAEGGVDELHIVYTEFVSMMTQQALDARMLPLSLEEIAEETPKGEILPLFDFEPSAEDVLDALLPRYVESRIYNALLQSAASKHAATRRAMKSATDNAGELIETLSRLANAARQAEITQEISEIVGGSAALADATAGSDR encoded by the coding sequence ATGGGAGCCCAGCTCCGGGTCTACAAGCGTCGCATCCGATCCGTCACCGCGACCAAGAAGATCACCAAGGCGATGGAGATGATCGCCGCCTCGCGCGTCGTCAAGGCGCAGCGCAAGGTGGCGGCCTCCACGCCGTACGCGACCGAGCTCACCCGCGCGGTCACGGCGGTCGGTACCGGCTCGAACACCAAGCACCCGCTGACCACGCAGGCCGAGACGGTCACGCGGTCCGCGGTGCTGCTCCTGACGAGCGACCGTGGTCTCGCCGGCGCCTTCAACTCCAACGCCATCAAGGCGGCGGAGCTGCTGACCGAGCGTCTGGAGGCCGAGGGCAAGGCGGTCGACACGTACATCGTCGGCCGCCGCGGTCTGGCTCACTACAACTTCCGCGAGCGCAAGGTCGTGGAGTCGTGGTCGGGCTTCACCGACGAGCCCACGTACGCGGACGCGAAGAAGGTCGCGGGCCCGCTGATCGAGGCCATCGAGAAGGACACGGCCGAGGGCGGCGTGGACGAGCTCCACATCGTCTACACCGAGTTCGTGTCGATGATGACGCAGCAGGCCCTCGACGCCCGCATGCTGCCGCTCAGCCTCGAAGAGATCGCGGAGGAGACGCCGAAGGGCGAGATCCTTCCGCTGTTCGACTTCGAGCCCTCGGCGGAGGACGTCCTCGACGCCCTGCTGCCGCGCTACGTGGAGAGCCGTATCTACAACGCGCTGCTCCAGTCGGCCGCCTCCAAGCACGCCGCCACGCGGCGGGCGATGAAGTCGGCAACCGACAACGCGGGAGAGCTCATCGAGACGCTCTCGCGGCTTGCCAACGCGGCCCGCCAGGCCGAAATCACCCAGGAAATCAGCGAGATCGTCGGTGGCTCCGCAGCCCTGGCCGACGCGACCGCGGGGAGTGACAGGTAA
- a CDS encoding F0F1 ATP synthase subunit delta: protein MNGASREALAAARERLDALTDNTSVDAGRLADELAAVTALLDREVSLRRVLTDPAQAGEAKAELAQRLLGGQVGGETADLLAGMVRSRWSQSRDLVDALEELADTADLTAAQKAGTLDDVEDELFRFGRIVSSNTELRAALTDRAATTSAKSALLRSLLGGRAKATTERLVTRLVTAPRGRSLESGLESLSKLAAERRQRLVAVVTTAVPLSDAQRRRLGAALGKLYGHTMHLNIDVDPEVVGGIRVQVGDEVINGSLADRIEDAGRRLAS, encoded by the coding sequence ATGAACGGAGCGAGCCGCGAGGCCCTGGCAGCCGCACGCGAGCGACTCGACGCGCTGACGGACAACACGTCCGTCGACGCCGGACGGCTCGCCGACGAGCTGGCCGCCGTCACCGCGCTGCTCGACCGCGAGGTGTCGCTGCGTCGGGTCCTGACCGACCCGGCGCAGGCCGGCGAGGCCAAGGCCGAGCTGGCCCAGCGCCTGCTCGGCGGCCAGGTCGGCGGCGAGACCGCCGACCTCCTGGCCGGCATGGTGCGCTCCCGCTGGTCGCAGTCCCGCGACCTGGTGGACGCGCTGGAGGAGCTGGCGGACACCGCCGACCTCACGGCCGCGCAGAAGGCGGGCACGCTCGACGACGTCGAGGACGAGCTGTTCCGGTTCGGCCGGATCGTCTCCTCGAACACCGAGCTGCGCGCCGCGCTGACCGACCGCGCCGCCACCACCTCGGCCAAGAGCGCGCTGCTGCGCAGCCTGCTCGGCGGCCGTGCCAAGGCGACCACGGAGCGTCTGGTGACGCGCCTTGTGACCGCGCCGCGTGGACGTAGCCTGGAGTCGGGACTGGAGTCCCTGTCCAAGCTCGCCGCCGAGCGCCGGCAGCGCCTGGTGGCGGTCGTGACCACGGCGGTTCCGCTGAGCGACGCGCAGCGGCGGCGCCTGGGCGCCGCCCTCGGGAAGCTCTACGGCCACACGATGCACCTGAACATCGACGTGGACCCCGAGGTCGTCGGCGGTATCCGGGTGCAGGTCGGTGACGAGGTCATCAACGGCTCCCTCGCGGACCGCATCGAGGACGCCGGCCGCCGACTGGCGAGCTAG
- a CDS encoding F0F1 ATP synthase subunit epsilon — translation MAAELHVAMVAADREVWSGQATLVVARTTSGDIGVMPGHQPLLGVLESGPVTIRTSDGGTVIAAVHGGFISFADDKLSLLAEIAELSDEIDVQRAERALERAKGDDDASAERRAEVRLRAATAR, via the coding sequence TTGGCTGCTGAGCTGCACGTCGCGATGGTCGCGGCCGACCGTGAGGTCTGGTCCGGCCAGGCCACCTTGGTCGTCGCGCGCACCACGTCCGGCGACATCGGCGTCATGCCCGGTCACCAGCCGCTGCTCGGTGTGCTGGAGTCGGGCCCGGTGACCATCCGTACGAGTGATGGCGGGACCGTCATCGCCGCGGTGCACGGCGGTTTCATCTCGTTCGCGGACGACAAGCTGTCGCTGCTGGCCGAGATCGCCGAACTGTCGGACGAGATCGACGTCCAGCGCGCGGAGCGGGCGCTCGAGCGCGCGAAGGGCGACGACGACGCGTCCGCCGAGCGCCGCGCGGAGGTCCGCCTGCGGGCGGCGACGGCGCGCTGA
- a CDS encoding F0F1 ATP synthase subunit B encodes MSQLLIAASEGENPLIPPVPELVIGLLAFVIVFGFLAKKLLPNINKVLEERREAIEGGIEKAEAAQTEAQSVLEQYKAQLAEARHEAARLRQEAQEQGATLIAEMRAEGQRQREEIVAAGHAQIEADRKAAASALRQDVGKLATDLAGKLVGESLEDHARQSRVIDRFLDELEEKAEAGR; translated from the coding sequence ATGAGCCAGCTGCTCATCGCGGCGAGTGAGGGGGAGAACCCTCTCATCCCGCCGGTCCCTGAGCTTGTCATCGGCCTGCTCGCCTTCGTCATCGTCTTCGGCTTCCTCGCCAAGAAGCTCCTCCCGAACATCAACAAGGTTCTGGAAGAGCGCCGCGAGGCCATCGAGGGCGGTATCGAGAAGGCCGAGGCCGCCCAGACCGAGGCACAGAGCGTTCTGGAGCAGTACAAGGCCCAGCTCGCCGAGGCCCGGCACGAGGCCGCGCGTCTGCGCCAGGAGGCGCAGGAGCAGGGCGCCACGCTCATCGCGGAGATGCGCGCGGAAGGCCAGCGGCAGCGCGAGGAGATCGTCGCCGCCGGTCACGCCCAGATCGAGGCCGACCGCAAGGCCGCCGCGTCCGCGCTGCGTCAGGACGTCGGCAAGCTTGCCACCGACCTGGCCGGCAAGCTCGTCGGCGAGTCCCTCGAGGACCACGCCCGGCAGAGCCGCGTCATCGACCGCTTCCTCGACGAGCTCGAGGAGAAGGCCGAGGCCGGACGATGA